Below is a window of Lacibacter sp. H407 DNA.
ACTTCAGGAATTGAAAGATCAACATATTGATGTAAGTATGTACAGGGGGTTTTATGAGCAAATAAAACAGGATATTTCATTTGATACTGAGCCAACGCTTTTTCATTCATCACAAGATCTCAATGATACATTTGAATGTATGATCAGCCTTGGTGGCGATGGTACCCTGCTCGACACCGTTACCATGGTCCGCAACCAGGATATTCCATTGTTGGGGATCAATTTTGGAAGACTGGGATTTTTAGCCAGCATTGGTCGGGAAGAATTGGAAACAGTGGTTGCATCATTAAAAAACCGAACATTTGTGGAAGATGAACGTACATTGATTCATCTTGATAGTAATATGCCACTCTTTGGCGAAACACCCTATGCGTTGAATGAATTTGCCATTCACAAACTGGATACATCATCCATGATAAAAATTCACGCCTATCTTAATGGCGAATTTTTAAACAGTTACTGGGCTGATGGTTTGATCGTAGCCACACCAACCGGTTCAACCGGCTATTCACTTAGTTGTAACGGTCCCATTGTATTTCCCGATTCAGGTAGTTTTGTAATAACACCGGTTGCTCCGCATAATCTAAACGTAAGGCCGATCGTGGTACCAGACGACAATATCATTTCCTTTGAAATAGAAGGAAGAGCCGATAGCTTTTTGTGTACACTTGATTCCCGCAAGGAGATCGTTCAGAAAACCATTCAACTGGCTGTAAAAAAGGAAAAGTTTACAGTAAGCCTCATTCGTTTGAATGAAAATAATTTTCTGCAAACCCTACGCAACAAATTATCGTGGGGTCTCGACAGGAGAAATTAGCAGTAAGCGCTGCACGATATATGAAAACCCTGATATTTGCGTTATTACTTTCCTGAGAATTTTTACTGATGAAAAAATTACTGTTTTGTTTACTGGCATTTTGCTCATTTGTACTGCCATCTGTTGTAACTGCACAATACGATGGATACCGTCATGATGGAGAATTTGGTGTACAGGTAGGGGCCGCCCATTATTTTGGCGATCTTAATCCGGATAAAAGGCTCAACCGTCCCAAAATTGCAGCCGGTATTTTCTTTCGTAAACAGATCAACGATTATGTGGCTGTTCGCATTGGTGCCAACTTTGCTCAGTTAGGTTACAGCGATGTGTATGAAAAGAAGAATGAATTTCAAATGCGTCGTAATCTCAGTTTTAATACCAATTTGTGGGAACTGATGTTGCAAGGCGATTTTAATTTTTTCCGTTTCAATCCCACCAATCCCAATCAGCGGTTTACCCCCTATTTAACCTTTGGTGCAGGATTTATCAGTTTCGATCCATACGCTTACCTCAACGATACCAAATACTTTCTTCGTCCATTAGGCACCGAAGGCCAGGGTTCAGCTGCATATCCTGACCGTAAATTATATTCCACAACAGCCTTTGCATTTCCCTTGGGCCTTGGGGTTAAATATGCCTGGAACGACAGAGTAAACTTTAATTTTGAAATTGTACATCGGTTTACTACCACAGATTTTATTGATGATGTATCCGGTACGTATGCCGGTATCTCAGCTTTTCCGGTTGGCTCACCCGCCTCTTTTTTACAGGATCGCAGTTACGAGACAGGAACTCCTATTGGCGTTGCCGGCACACAACGTGGCTTCAGCGGCCAGCGTGATCAATATATTATGGCAACAGTTGGTGTTACGTTTAGTATCACCTCTTATAAGTGCCCTACTTCTAATTAATTTTCTTTTCGATTTTTTATAAGCGAATACGATAAATGGCTGAAACACGAAACAGCAGGTTGTCATTTACCTTTTCGTCATACACGTATTGCCTGATGCTTCCCGATCTTCCGATCCTTATTCGGCGAAACAAACTATGCCCTGCTTCAAGATTCAATACAAGATTTTTGGTGAAATAAAAATCGGAGAACAGGCTAAGTTGATTGTCGTTAAATTGAATATACTTTCCATGAAATAACTGGTAGCTGTTATTCACGGCTTTAAACGTAACACCGGCATACCAGCGCTTTTTTAGCTTTTTTTCAAGGAAGAATGAACCGGGTAATGCGCCCCACATTTGTAACGTGCTGTCAATTTTATATTCTAACCCGGCAATGGGCATAAAGAAATTACCAAAGGCTTCACGGTTATAATACAACCCTGCTTTTAATGTAAGTTTTGGGTTGATCTTATAATTCATAACAACATATCCCCCTGCCTGAAACGATCCGGGTAAGTTTAGTTTTTCTGCATTGTTGCGCAGTATCACAGTCATGTTGAGCAATAACTTAGAGTTTGGAATAGGTGTGAGAAGTGTGATAGGAAGTCCGATGCCGGTTGGAAAAAACTGATCTCTTTCTGTAACAAGCGATGCTTGTTTATTGATATCAGGAAGATGTACCTGCCAGTTTTCAACATACGGGCTAATGATGAGTGCGCCACCGGGTTTTTTGAAACGAATGGGTAATGTAAGCGACGCATTAAAATACTCAAATGAATTTTTATGATTGTTCCGCCGGATGAGACCTTGATCGGGCGATTGAATGGTACGCATATTCAACACATCAACATAAGGTTGCGCAAGCGAAACCGTTACCGTACAAACAATGAACAGAAAGAGGAACCCTTTTCGCATTGGAAAGAATTTTTCTGTTAAGAGGACTTGGGTGAACTGATGCCATTCTGAAAGTACATCTTATTTTAATGAAATGCAATGAGTAACGAAATCGGTGGTTTGAAAGCTTAATACCTGATGGGCTGCGGGATGGAAGCGGCAGCCCGTAGTGTAGCTTTAGCGAAACGAGGACTACAGCGTACAGCCCGAACCAACGCTGCCTAAGGATTTTGCTGGCGATAGCCCCAAAAAA
It encodes the following:
- a CDS encoding NAD kinase translates to MKVAIYSRVYESDQKEDIQRLLQELKDQHIDVSMYRGFYEQIKQDISFDTEPTLFHSSQDLNDTFECMISLGGDGTLLDTVTMVRNQDIPLLGINFGRLGFLASIGREELETVVASLKNRTFVEDERTLIHLDSNMPLFGETPYALNEFAIHKLDTSSMIKIHAYLNGEFLNSYWADGLIVATPTGSTGYSLSCNGPIVFPDSGSFVITPVAPHNLNVRPIVVPDDNIISFEIEGRADSFLCTLDSRKEIVQKTIQLAVKKEKFTVSLIRLNENNFLQTLRNKLSWGLDRRN
- the porG gene encoding type IX secretion system protein PorG, whose amino-acid sequence is MKKLLFCLLAFCSFVLPSVVTAQYDGYRHDGEFGVQVGAAHYFGDLNPDKRLNRPKIAAGIFFRKQINDYVAVRIGANFAQLGYSDVYEKKNEFQMRRNLSFNTNLWELMLQGDFNFFRFNPTNPNQRFTPYLTFGAGFISFDPYAYLNDTKYFLRPLGTEGQGSAAYPDRKLYSTTAFAFPLGLGVKYAWNDRVNFNFEIVHRFTTTDFIDDVSGTYAGISAFPVGSPASFLQDRSYETGTPIGVAGTQRGFSGQRDQYIMATVGVTFSITSYKCPTSN